The segment TTACCTACAGGTCAATGGTTCTGCCGCGAGTCCTACTCTCTATAAGCGTGGATCACAATTGTGCCACTTAGTCGTTTCGTAGATGACTCAAACCTTGAAGTCCTAAACTCCTTCAAGATACTTTCCATTCAAACATGATTTCAATCCTTATTTCTGTCCAAATTCACCCAGTGATTTTGGATAGAAATAGGGATTCCTCATCGCTCTGCGATGATAAAACTTAATGGTCAAAAGTGTACATGAAAACAAGCGCTAACTTCAAGCTATTCTTCCTGTCATCATCCCCCAAATAAAACCAGACAATTCTCGTGCAATAGCTGTTTTAGCAACATTTTGTTTCTTATTTTTTCCTAGAACAAGTGTGCGATAACGTCTTCTTAAGCGTTCATTAGCCTTATCCGCATAAGCAATCACCTCCACTCGGTTTCCACTTTGTCTCCTTTTCAATTCTTTGGATTTATACCCAATCGTCCCCTTAGCCAATGATTGTGCAGCTTCTATCAGAAGTCGTCTCACATGGCTATTCCCAGCTTTGGTGATAGCACCTCTTCTCTCCTTGTCGCCGCTAGAATTTTCGCTAGGAGTTAGCCCAAGATAAGAAGCAAAATGTTGAGCTGTCGCAAAGCGATTAAAATCACCGATTTCTGTCACAATGGAAAGAGCAGTTAGTGTTTTAATGCCAATAAAGCAAGAAAGCCGTGAGACCTTCTCTTGATAACTGTCGCTTTGACCCAGTTGCTCAATTCGTGCATCATACCGTTCTATTTGATCTACTAATTTCTCATAGGTCAATAGATATTCTGTCAAAATCTCTGCGTAAAGTCCCTCAGGTTTTAGGGAACGGAGCCAGCGAACATGTTTCTGTGTCCAATTACTGCTTCCCTCGGTATAGCGAAAATCATGTCGGAGACAGAAGGCAAGAATTTGTTGTTTGATTTTCTTCAGAGCCACTTTGTGGTCTGTTCTCATGCGGATATATTCTTTGACTTGTTCATCCTCAACAGTAGGAATATGAACAGGCCGATAGCTACGAAAGGCCAGAGCTTTTGCGAGCTGAGCTGCATCTTTTTTATCAGTCTTAACACGCTTAGATCCTTCCTTCATCACCGTTGTAGGCGCCATCACGATACAGGGAATCCCGTGAGCTTGTAGCTGGTGATATAGGGTAAATCCGAGACATCCGGCTTC is part of the Streptococcus suis genome and harbors:
- a CDS encoding IS110 family transposase; translated protein: MFHFTTLFIGMDVHKESFSLCYYDMMANQFKHSTKVGPNVSYIVNYVNELRRLYGQDAEVLCGYEAGCLGFTLYHQLQAHGIPCIVMAPTTVMKEGSKRVKTDKKDAAQLAKALAFRSYRPVHIPTVEDEQVKEYIRMRTDHKVALKKIKQQILAFCLRHDFRYTEGSSNWTQKHVRWLRSLKPEGLYAEILTEYLLTYEKLVDQIERYDARIEQLGQSDSYQEKVSRLSCFIGIKTLTALSIVTEIGDFNRFATAQHFASYLGLTPSENSSGDKERRGAITKAGNSHVRRLLIEAAQSLAKGTIGYKSKELKRRQSGNRVEVIAYADKANERLRRRYRTLVLGKNKKQNVAKTAIARELSGFIWGMMTGRIA